In Chelmon rostratus isolate fCheRos1 chromosome 4, fCheRos1.pri, whole genome shotgun sequence, a genomic segment contains:
- the mafaa gene encoding transcription factor MafAa, translating into MATDLAMSAELPNSPLAIEYVNDFDLMKFEVKKEPPEADRYCHRLPSGSLSSTPISTPCSSVPSSPSFCAPSPGAQPNQSLTSGVNSGSSNNSSGNNNHSNAGKPQLEDLYWIPSYQHHINPEALNLTPEDAVEALIGNAHHHHQAYEGFRGQQYVGEDLSTASAGHHHQAHHHHHHHHHGHHARLEDRFSDEQLVSMTVRELNRQLRGFSKEEVIRLKQKRRTLKNRGYAQSCRFKRVQQRHMLETEKCTLQSQVEQLKQDVARLAKERDLYKEKYEKLASRTYNAGGPANTRDPSGKQANTEFFM; encoded by the coding sequence ATGGCCACCGACCTCGCCATGAGCGCAGAGCTGCCGAACAGCCCTCTGGCCATCGAGTACGTCAACgactttgacctgatgaagtTTGAGGTGAAAAAGGAGCCGCCGGAGGCCGACCGCTACTGCCACCGTCTCCCGTCGGGCTCTCTGTCTTCCACCCCGATCAGCACACCCTGCTCCTCCGTGCCTTCCTCGCCGAGCTTCTGCGCCCCGAGCCCGGGCGCGCAGCCCAACCAGAGCCTCACCAGCGGGGTCaacagcggcagcagcaacaacagcagcggCAACAACAATCACAGCAACGCGGGCAAGCCTCAGCTGGAGGACCTGTACTGGATCCCCAGTTACCAGCACCACATCAACCCGGAGGCGCTCAATCTGACCCCGGAGGACGCGGTGGAGGCCCTCATCGGTAACGCGCACCACCATCACCAGGCCTACGAGGGTTTCCGCGGGCAGCAGTACGTCGGCGAGGACCTGTCCACGGCCTCGGCGGGCCACCACCACCAGgcccatcaccaccaccatcaccaccaccacggCCACCACGCCCGCCTGGAGGACCGCTTCTCGGACGAGCAGCTGGTCAGCATGACGGTGCGCGAGCTGAACCGGCAGCTGAGGGGCTTCAGCAAAGAGGAGGTGATCCGCCTGAAACAGAAGAGACGCACCCTGAAGAACCGCGGCTACGCGCAGTCCTGCCGTTTCAAACGCGTCCAGCAGAGGCACATGCTGGAGACCGAGAAGTGCACCCTGCAGAGCcaggtggagcagctgaagcagGACGTGGCGCGCCTTGCCAAGGAGAGGGATCTTTACAAGGAGAAGTACGAGAAGCTGGCCAGCCGGACCTACAATGCCGGTGGACCCGCGAACACGAGAGACCCGTCCGGGAAACAGGCCAACACCGAGTTCTTCATGTGA